In Nocardioides sp. W7, the genomic stretch TGCTCGCATAGATGCCGGTGACCAGGTATCCGACCAGGCAGCCGACCGCTCCGCCCGTGGCGGACATGAGCATGGATTCCGAGAGGAACTGCGCAGCGATGTTGCCGCGGGTCGCCCCCAGGGCGCGGCGCAGTCCGATCTCGGCGCGCCGTTCGATGACGGCGATGATCATCGTGTTGCTCACTCCGATGCCGCCGACCACCAACCCGAGGGTGGCCAGACCGATGAGTAGCCGGTTCAAGGTTCGGTCCGCGGTGAGCTGTGCGCTCAGGGCATCCGACGGCCGGTCCACCCCGACCTGCTCGGGATGCTGGGGGGAGGCGGTGGCGGCGGCCACCTGGGCCACGTTGACGACCTGGTGCTCGTCGGCACGCAAGTAGACACCGGTGTGGCTGCCGTCGAAACCGAAGAAGGCACGCGCAGCTGGGTCCGGCAGCATCGCTGCCCCGTCAAGCTCGCCGGCGAGCAGAAGCGGGTCGAGGATCCCGACCACGACACACCACTGGTCCTCGATCCACACCCTCGTACCGGGCGTGTCGATTGCGAGCCGATCGGCGGCTGCGCTGCCGAGGACGACGGTGGGGAAGGCGGTATTGGCCTGGGTGAACCAGTGTCCGCGAGCAACGGTGCCGTGAAGGGTGCCGATCAGGGTCGGGTCGACCGCGGTGACGACGATGCTGTTGGTGTTGCCGGCGGGCACGAACGGCGATCGGTAGACACCGACGTCGGTGAGTTCGCCGACGCCGCTGGCATGGGTGATCGGGCCGACGTTGCCCAGCATCACCCTCGCCGTCTCGGGGAGCCTGGTGGGTGTTCCCTGGAGATCGGGGGTGGGGTACACGCGCAGCAGATTGGTACCGAGCCGGGACAGGAGGTCGTCGAGCTCGACGCGGCTGGACTGAGTGATGCCGGCGACGGCAACCATCGAGGCGACCCCGATGGCGATCCCGAGTGCCGAGAGCGCGAAGCGCAGGGGGTGCCCGCGCAGTCCCCTGGATGCGAGACGGGCATGGTCGGCAAGAGTCAGCGTGGTCATCGCCGGCCGCCGTCGACATCGGTAGCGTGGTGGGCGCCCCGGGTGGAGTCGGCCTGATCGAGGAGCCCGTCACGTAGGGAGATGCGCCGGTCCATGGCCGCCGCGACCTCGTGATCGTGGGTGATCACCACGACGGCCGTGCCTTCAGCCGCGAGGTCGCGCAGGATCTCGATGACAATCCGACCGTTGTCGGTATCGAGGTTCCCGGTGGGCTCGTCCGCCAGCACCAAGGAGGGATTGCCGACGATGGCACGGGCGATCGCGACACGTTGGCGCTCCCCTCCCGAGAGCATGTGAGGACGATGGGTGAGACGGTGACCCAAACCGAGGCGGTCGAGGGCCTCGACGGCGCGCCGCTGGCGCTCTCGGTGACGCACACCCGCATACAGGAGGCCCTCGGCCACGTTGTCGCGCACGCTCATCATCGCTGACAGGTGAAACTGCTGGAAGACGAATCCGATGGTGTGGGCACGCATCCGGGACAGTGCTCGGTCGCGCAGGGTGGCCACGTCGGTACCGGCGATCCTGACCGTCCCGGCGGTCGGGCGGTCCAGGGTGCCCATCAACTGCAGCAGCGTCGTCTTGCCCGAGCCGGACGGGCCGACGATGGCGGTGAAGTCGCCGGCGCCGACGGTGAGGGTGATACCCCTCAACGCCTGGACGTCGCCCGGATAGTGCCGGCTGACGTCGAGGCACTCCACCACCGGACCTGAGCGTGAGGACGGCGGCCACGGGTCTCCTCGGTGCGCCGACGCGGCCCTCGGTCCGACAGCGGGCTCGTGGCCCGTCTCCGTACCGGGGGCAGGTGTCGAGGCCCGCGCCGGATGACCTCCCCCGGTCATCTGGGAACTCGGATCTTGGCACCGGGCTCGATGTCGCCCGAGATCTCGACCGTGCCGTCGGCGTAGAGACCTGGAACGACCGGCACGAAGGTGCCCGAGGAGTCGGCGAGCTGAATGCCGTAGCCGCCCTCGGCCAGCGCGACCAGCGCCGTGACCGGAACAGTCAGCACGTGACGGGCTCGCTGGGCGATGTAGGAGACGGTCACCGTCCCGGACGTGGGAGCGCGTTCGGGATGGGCGAACCGCAACCGGACGGACGACTCTGCCTCGTCGCCGGTCACCACCGAATCGACGGATGCGACCACCGTGCGCTGACTGGGAAGCGTGACCCTCACCTTGGCACCCGGCTCGGCCCATCCCAGCGACTCGGACGATGCGGTGGCGGTGATGACCTTCTCGGTCGAGGTCTGCTGCACCGCGGTGCTCGGAGACTCTCCGCCGAGGGCGGCCGGGTCGGTGACGAGCCGAATGGGGCCGGGCACGACCAGGACGTCGCCCAGCTCGACCCGTCCTGTGGGGGGCACGCCCAGATCTCGCTGCCAGGCCCTGATCGCCTCGGTGGTGTTGGACGTGAACTCCTCGTCGACGTCGAATCCGCGATAGCCCAGTGCGGAGAGATTCTCCTCCAGTTCCTCGACATCGGACCCGACGAGGGGTGCTGGGGGCGGGGCTACCGGTGGAGCCTGTTGGTCGGCCGCTTCGGAGCTCCCGTGGTCACCACCGAAGGCGCCTGTGGGCTCCCTGGCGTCATCGATGATCTCCGTCGCGGTGTCGTGGAGAGCACGATACGAAGGCGTGGACCCGTACATCAGGACCACGGGCTTCTCGTCGACGCGCATCAGCACTCCACCGCGCGCGATGTTGACACCGCTGCGTGGGAGCCATGTGACGGTTCCGCTCGCCCTGATGGGGAGGTCCGTGGGTGTGCCGTAGCCGATCTTCCCGTTCACGCTCGCGCCCACGGTCAGCGTCTGGCGCTTGACCTCGACCACCTGGTGGCCGATCTGAGGAGGGGCACTGCTCCCGTCTGCTCCGCCGCCCCTGAAAACGAACCAACTCCCGAGGAGGCCTCCCAACACCAACAGCGCGAGGCCACCGTAGAGCGCCTTCCGGGCTGCCGGCCCACGGTCATCCAAGGCCGAAACCCACGAGTCCGACCCTCGAACCCGGCGTGATGGGCTGGGACTGCCGACCGTCGGTCACGGCAACCACGCTTCATTCAGTGCGAGGAGGGCAAGCACATCCACCGACACGCTGCTGGGGTTGCGACTCATGGCCCGAACGATCCAGCCACTGTCGGCAATCAGCGTGGCCGCGGCCGAGCTGCCGGGTCCCGCGCTGTCATCCTTGCCCTGGAGGTAGAGCAGACCCGAGGCGGTCTTGGAGAACGCCCCGCTGAAGTCGGAAGTGGCGACGGCCTGCTGAACCGCAGACGGGTCGGCCTTCGGGTTGCGCAATCGCTGCACGATCACGGCGACGTCGACGCGCTCGCCGCCCTTCCAGTAGCTGACGGCGCCAGCACGCGTGTCCGAGACGTGCGGTGCGATCTCCTTCGTCGGATAGCGGAGCTCAGCGGCGCTGCGGGCAACCCACCGGGGCGAGGCGCCACTGTCGATCCGGACGCCATCCGGGTGCGCCGGGAGAACGGACTGGGCGAGAAGGTCGACGAGTTTCTCCCCCATCCCGGCCGGTTCCACCCCGAACTCGTCCGCGACGTCTTCAGCAGTCGGCGTCCCTCCATCATGCGCGTCACCCATGTTCGTGGTCGCGAGCGTCGCCGCGCTCCCGATGACCGCGGCCGTGGCAGCCGCTGCGACCAGATGACGAAGGCGCTGACGCCGGGTACGACGGATGCCGTCCTCGATGCTGACGTCGATCACCGATCGTGGACTCGGTGGCATGGTCGAGCTCGCGCGGTGGAGCAGGTCGATCAGCCTCACTTCCTCGGCTGACGGGTGACCCTGGTCCCGCTCGGCCCGGCGGTCAGTCATGACCCCGCCCCGCTTGCTCGTCTGACTGTCGATGCCCGTTGACGGGGGTTGGGATCGCTGAGATGCCGCCGTGCCTGGTGGTCACTCCACGGAGCTTCGTCAGCGCCCGACTCGCACGAACCCGGACATTGCCCGGCGTGCAGCCGACGGCGGCTGCGACGTCCTCGGCACTGCGGTCCTCGAGGTAGCGCATGACGACGATGGCACGGTCGAGGTCGTTGAGACCTGCGAGGGCCCGCTGGAGATCGAGCCGTGCGGCGATATCGCTGTCGTCGTACGCGACTTCGGGGACCGTGTCGACCGGATACTCGGTCGAACTGCGCCGGCGTCGAGAGGAGAGAAAGACACGGGTGAGGGTGGTGTGCGTGTAAGCGACCGGATCATGGATCGGGCGACGTCCCCAGGCCAGGTACACGCGAGTGAGCGCTTCTTGGACCAGATCCTCCGCGAGAAATGGGTCTCCAACGAGAAAGACCGCGGACCGGTGAAGAGCAGGCAATCGGGCGGCGGCGAACGCCCGGAAACTCTCGTGGTCCTGCACCACCTGCTCGCTCCTCTTTGTCTCTCGGCCGTTCCCACTGCGCGGGTCCTTCATTAGGAAAGACGCGGTGGCCCCGCCCTGTCGTTACGTTAGGCCTCAAAAGCGCGGAACGGAGTGACGCTGACGCCATGGTGCTAGCCGACACCGGGCCCTTCCACGACCGGGTCCCCGATGATCGATGCGCACGAACTCGAAGCGCGCTGGGCGCCCGCCGACGTCTGGTCCCAGGGGGCCTCACCGGGCAGTCCATTGGGCAACGGGTCCGGGAAGTCTGCGGCGCCGTTGTCCTGCATGCAGGTCGCGTACTGGGCGTAGACATGCTTCTGGGCATCGGTCAACGCCGACGCGTCGGCATTGTCGATCAGAGCCTTGACTTCGGAGGGCATCGGTATGGCGAGCTTCTCGCACGCCAGTTGCGCCTGGTGGGCGACTGCTGGGTCCGGGGCGGTCTCCTGGGTGACCAGGATCTGACCGAACTGGTTCGGATCGGCCAGATCCGGCAAGCCGTTGCTCCGCAGACAGTCCGCGTACTTCTGCATGTCGTCGATGTAGGTCTCGAGAACCGATCGCGAAGGCGCAACCGTCTGTTCCGAGGCCGAGGCATCGCCTCCCGGCGAGGCCGACTGCGCGGTCGCCACCTGCGACCGAGCGGTGTCGTCCGACCCTCCGCAGCCGCTCAGGAACCCCATTGACAGCACACAGGCAGCGAACAGCACCCCGCCCCGGCGAAGGTCGATGGTGGGTGGTGTCGTCGTCATGGTGCTCGTCCTCCGTGAGTTCCGGTCTCCAGCAGGTACTGGTAATGACGCTCAGCGCTCTGCGCGGCGTTACGCGGACGCCCGAAGAAGGGTCAGGCGCAGTCGCGCGGCCCACCGCTGGGCACAGCGACAAGGCGCGCGAGGCGGGGGTGGACAGCGCTGGGCCGGCCACCCCCGCGGTCGAGTCAGCAGGGGTTGATCGTCCAGATGTCCAGGTTGTCGACCCGGACCCAGCCGACCTTGCCGTTGGTGATGTCGCGCAGGTGGTTCCAGTTCCACGAACCGTTGTAGTTGTTGCAGTGCAGCAGGGTGTCGTGCCCCGGCTGGCCCTGGCCGATCGGGGTGCAGTTGACGCTGTCACCGGTCCGAATGTTCACCCCACCCGTCGAGAAGTTGTTGTTGACCCGGGTGTTGACGACATTGGACCAATTGTTGTTCGGGCAGGTGCCCGCCGCGGATGCCGGCTCGAGCACAGCGCCCGCGACGATGAGCGAGCTGCCCGCCATACCGACGGCGGAGAGGCCGACGGCGATCTTCTTCACAATCCTCTTCATCTGAGTCGCTGCTTTCCGTGAGAGTGACGGCGGACCTCGTGCCCGCCTCCGACTCTCTAATGTCAGGTGGCGGGCGAATTCCACGCGGTGCAGCGAATCTCGCTATTCAGGTCGGGGAAAGTGTGCCGGCGACGACATCCCACCTTCATCCGCGCGTCCGGATGTGGTCCAGGGAATCCGACTGCGCCGGTGATCCCCTGCCGCTTCGGAGCACTCGCGATCCGATCAGCCGTCGCCGGGTCTCGCCGGACCACTGACCCCGGTGGCGTGGGGCCCTAGGGTGCGCAGATGGAGACCAGCGAGACCGGAGGTCGCCGCAGCCCCGCGGCCGAGGACCGGGAGAAGTACGACGGCCGCAGCGGCTTCGACCGGTTCGTCGAGGCGACGTACCTCCAGGTGAGCCGGGCCCCGTTCTTCGGGATCTGCGTGCTGATCGTGGTGGCCTGGCTCGCGAGCTTCCCACTCTTCCCGGATGCGAAGTCCTGGCAGGTGGCCATCCACACCGTCGCCAGCGTGTTGTCCCTGCTGTTGCTGGTGCTGCTGGAGAACGCCGGCCGGCGCAGCGAGGAGGCGGCCCAGGAGAAGCTGAACGTGATCGCGGAGGCGCTCTCGGACCTGATGGAGTCCCGGGCGCGGCAGGACCCCGAGCTCACGGAGTCGGTACGTCGCCTCCGCGACGCCGTCGGTCTCGAGGAGCGGCACTGAGAGACCGGTCGCAGGATGTCGAGAACCCGGGACCGGCTCCGTCCCAGGGGTGAGCGACGCCGAGGGCGGCGTCCGGACGAAGGAGACAGAGATGGCCAAGTACCTGCTGCTCAAGCACTACCGCGGCGGACCCGAGCGGATGCCCGACGGCGACGTCCCGATGGACCGGTGGACGCCGCAGGAGGTCTCCGACCACATCGCGTTCATGAACCACGTGGCCGACACCCTCGCCGAGCGGGGTGAGTTCGTCGACGCCCAGGCGCTCTCGCCCGAGGGCACCTTCGTGCGCTTCGACGGCGAGGGGAGGCCGCCGGTGACCGACGGGCCGTTCGCCGAGACCAAGGACCTGATCGCGGGCTGGATGCTGATCGACGTCGACAGCGTGGAGCGGGCGCACGAGGCGGCGGCGTACCTCTCCTCCGCGCCGGGGCCGGGCGGCCGCCCGATCAAGGAGTGGATCGAAGTGCGGCCGTTCCTCGAGCACCCCGAGACCGTCACCGAATAGCCCGATGACCGAGCTGCTGCGGGACCTGGCGCCCCAGGTCCTGGGCGTCCTCGTCCGCCGCGGGGGTGACTTCGCGGTGGCCGAGGACGCCGTGCAGGAGGCGCTCATCGAGGCGGTACGACGCTGGCCCGACCACCCGCCCGCGGACCCGAAGGCCTGGCTGGTGACCGTTGCATGGCGCAAGCTCGTCGACGCGCAGCGCTCGGAGGCGGCCCGCCGTACCCGCGAGGAGCGGGTGGCCGAGGAGCCGGCGGCGGGGCCGGCGGAGCAGCACGACGACACCCTGCTGCTGCTCTTCTGGTGCTGCCACCCGGCGCTGACGCCCGCCTCGGCCGTGGCCCTCACGCTACGCGCGGTCGGCGGGCTGACGACCCGGCAGATCGGGGCGGCCTACCTCGTTCCCGAGGCGACGATGGCCCAGCGGATCAGCCGGGCGAAGCGGACCGTGGCCCGCCAGGGGGTCGGCGCGACCGGCGACCTCCGCGACGTGCTGAAGGTGCTCTACCTGATGTTCAACGAGGGCTACTCCGGCGACGTCGACCTCGCGGCCGAGGCGATCCGGCTGACCCGGACCCTGGCGCGGGCCAGCGCCGAGCCGGAGGTGGCTGGGCTGCTCGCGCTGATGCTGCTGCACCACGCCCGGCGGGCGGCCCGGTTCGCGGCCGACGGATCGCTGGTGCCCCTGGCCGATCAGGACCGTTCCCGGTGGGACACGACCCTGATCACGGAGGGCGTCGACGTGCTCCAGGCGGCACTCGCCGTCGACCGGCTGGGCGAGTACCAGGCCCAGGCCGCCATCGCCGCCCTGCACTGCGACGTACCGACGGCCGCCGACACCGACTGGACCCAGGTCCTGGAGTGGTACGACGAGCTGCTGCGGCTCACCGACTCCCCGGTGGTCGCGCTGAACCGCGCGGTCGCCGTCGGGGAGGTGGACGGCCCGCTGGCCGGGCTGCGCGCGCTCGAGGCGGTGCCGGTCGACGTACCCCGTCGGACGGCGGTGGAGGCGTGGCTGCGCGAGCGGGCGGGGGAGACCGCGACGGCGCGGGCGCTGTACGCCCGCGCCGCCGAGCTGGCCACCAGCGTGGCCGAGCGGACCCACCTGACGCGGCAGGCCGCCCGGCTCGGCTGAGGCCGGAGCCGGATCGGCTCAGCGGATCGGGGCCGCCAGCGGCAGGCTCCGGTCGACCAGGTCCTTGACCTTCGAGCCGCAGGTGGAGACGACCGCCGCGTCGGTGCAGTAGTACGCCGACGTCTTCGTGCCGGTGGCCAGGTCCTTGGCCCAGGTCGAGCCGAAGTCCCGCAGCCGGGCGGTCTGGGTGGTGTTGGCGCTGCACAGCGCGCCGGCGACGCCGATGATGTCGGTGTTCTCGCCCTCGACGTCGATGTGGCAGCTGCCGCCGACCGGCATGCCGAGGACGTACTTCTCCCACACCAGCTGGATGCCGACGTAGGGGTTGGTCAGCCCGATCAGGGCGCCGTGCGAGTTGTTGAACAGGTTCGTCACGCTCGGTCGCGCGGTCACGGCCAGCACCGGACGGGTGCCGCCCGCGGAGATCGTCTCGAGGTTGGCGGTGAAGTCGCCGGAGGCGACGGGGTCGAAGAGGACGGCGCCGGCGAGGTCGCCGTACCCGTTCGCGACCAGGCGCGCGCCGAGCTCGCTGGCGAAGTGGCCGCCGGCGGAGTGGCCGCCGACGATGTAGCGCTGCGGCAGCGGCTTGCCGGCCGGCGGCGTGATCGTCCGGGCGCTGAGCAGGTCACCGAGCGCGTCGGCGAGCTCGGGGTTGCCGGCGGTCAGGTCGCCGTTGACGCACAGCACCATCACGCCCTTCTGGGCGATCGCCTTGCTGGTGCCGCGCAGGTTGCCGCAGCCGCGGCTGAAGCCGTGCTCGAGGACCATCAGCGCGGACGCGGTGCCGTTCGGCAGGTACCAGTCGACGCTGTGGCTCTCCCCGTCGACGACGAGCTGGCTGTTCACGCAG encodes the following:
- a CDS encoding ABC transporter permease, with amino-acid sequence MTTLTLADHARLASRGLRGHPLRFALSALGIAIGVASMVAVAGITQSSRVELDDLLSRLGTNLLRVYPTPDLQGTPTRLPETARVMLGNVGPITHASGVGELTDVGVYRSPFVPAGNTNSIVVTAVDPTLIGTLHGTVARGHWFTQANTAFPTVVLGSAAADRLAIDTPGTRVWIEDQWCVVVGILDPLLLAGELDGAAMLPDPAARAFFGFDGSHTGVYLRADEHQVVNVAQVAAATASPQHPEQVGVDRPSDALSAQLTADRTLNRLLIGLATLGLVVGGIGVSNTMIIAVIERRAEIGLRRALGATRGNIAAQFLSESMLMSATGGAVGCLVGYLVTGIYASTQHWGFSLPLWVAAAAIGLTALVGTVAGLYPARKASRESPTVALATA
- a CDS encoding ABC transporter ATP-binding protein, producing the protein MVECLDVSRHYPGDVQALRGITLTVGAGDFTAIVGPSGSGKTTLLQLMGTLDRPTAGTVRIAGTDVATLRDRALSRMRAHTIGFVFQQFHLSAMMSVRDNVAEGLLYAGVRHRERQRRAVEALDRLGLGHRLTHRPHMLSGGERQRVAIARAIVGNPSLVLADEPTGNLDTDNGRIVIEILRDLAAEGTAVVVITHDHEVAAAMDRRISLRDGLLDQADSTRGAHHATDVDGGRR
- a CDS encoding peptidoglycan-binding domain-containing protein encodes the protein MDDRGPAARKALYGGLALLVLGGLLGSWFVFRGGGADGSSAPPQIGHQVVEVKRQTLTVGASVNGKIGYGTPTDLPIRASGTVTWLPRSGVNIARGGVLMRVDEKPVVLMYGSTPSYRALHDTATEIIDDAREPTGAFGGDHGSSEAADQQAPPVAPPPAPLVGSDVEELEENLSALGYRGFDVDEEFTSNTTEAIRAWQRDLGVPPTGRVELGDVLVVPGPIRLVTDPAALGGESPSTAVQQTSTEKVITATASSESLGWAEPGAKVRVTLPSQRTVVASVDSVVTGDEAESSVRLRFAHPERAPTSGTVTVSYIAQRARHVLTVPVTALVALAEGGYGIQLADSSGTFVPVVPGLYADGTVEISGDIEPGAKIRVPR
- a CDS encoding SigE family RNA polymerase sigma factor — protein: MVQDHESFRAFAAARLPALHRSAVFLVGDPFLAEDLVQEALTRVYLAWGRRPIHDPVAYTHTTLTRVFLSSRRRRSSTEYPVDTVPEVAYDDSDIAARLDLQRALAGLNDLDRAIVVMRYLEDRSAEDVAAAVGCTPGNVRVRASRALTKLRGVTTRHGGISAIPTPVNGHRQSDEQAGRGHD
- a CDS encoding low affinity iron permease family protein → METSETGGRRSPAAEDREKYDGRSGFDRFVEATYLQVSRAPFFGICVLIVVAWLASFPLFPDAKSWQVAIHTVASVLSLLLLVLLENAGRRSEEAAQEKLNVIAEALSDLMESRARQDPELTESVRRLRDAVGLEERH
- a CDS encoding YciI family protein → MAKYLLLKHYRGGPERMPDGDVPMDRWTPQEVSDHIAFMNHVADTLAERGEFVDAQALSPEGTFVRFDGEGRPPVTDGPFAETKDLIAGWMLIDVDSVERAHEAAAYLSSAPGPGGRPIKEWIEVRPFLEHPETVTE
- a CDS encoding sigma-70 family RNA polymerase sigma factor — translated: MTELLRDLAPQVLGVLVRRGGDFAVAEDAVQEALIEAVRRWPDHPPADPKAWLVTVAWRKLVDAQRSEAARRTREERVAEEPAAGPAEQHDDTLLLLFWCCHPALTPASAVALTLRAVGGLTTRQIGAAYLVPEATMAQRISRAKRTVARQGVGATGDLRDVLKVLYLMFNEGYSGDVDLAAEAIRLTRTLARASAEPEVAGLLALMLLHHARRAARFAADGSLVPLADQDRSRWDTTLITEGVDVLQAALAVDRLGEYQAQAAIAALHCDVPTAADTDWTQVLEWYDELLRLTDSPVVALNRAVAVGEVDGPLAGLRALEAVPVDVPRRTAVEAWLRERAGETATARALYARAAELATSVAERTHLTRQAARLG